In Streptococcus uberis, a single window of DNA contains:
- a CDS encoding phage scaffolding protein has translation MSLKREMLVDAGITDNSVLDNIMQAYGAGIENAKVQAKSELQAENDTLKQQLEQQTQTIKDLQDKEGASDELKQQLADIKSQFDTYKSDSETQLAQVTKTNAVALALKDVGAFNSEDLMKFIDLDKIELGEDGKPLLDDTINSLKETSPYLFKSEDKQSNPTISIGGNPPAEPGAKGDAFDEIMSKY, from the coding sequence ACGTGAGATGTTGGTTGACGCAGGTATAACAGATAACAGTGTGCTGGATAATATCATGCAAGCGTACGGTGCAGGTATTGAAAATGCAAAAGTACAGGCTAAGTCTGAGTTACAGGCAGAAAACGACACATTGAAACAACAGCTTGAGCAACAAACTCAAACTATTAAAGATTTGCAGGACAAAGAGGGTGCTAGTGATGAGCTGAAACAACAATTAGCTGATATCAAGAGCCAATTTGATACTTACAAATCTGATAGCGAGACGCAACTTGCTCAAGTCACTAAAACTAACGCTGTAGCCCTTGCTTTGAAAGATGTGGGAGCTTTCAATTCTGAGGATTTGATGAAGTTCATTGACCTAGACAAGATTGAGTTAGGAGAAGATGGGAAACCTCTCTTAGATGACACAATCAACAGCCTCAAGGAAACAAGCCCTTACTTATTCAAAAGCGAAGATAAACAGTCAAACCCTACGATTTCAATTGGTGGCAACCCACCAGCAGAACCAGGTGCTAAAGGTGATGCTTTTGATGAAATCATGAGTAAATATTAA
- a CDS encoding head-tail connector protein yields MEVITIAYLTQDEFTKDFGFDEINDFEKLLKRAEVSINLFLNGFYDFVDFDKEIEHRKQAVKMATALQVVYLDTSGIMTADDKQSLASVSLGRTSVSYKDTSKTSLESSMYNLSLDALNILKRAGFGYRGVGYDRY; encoded by the coding sequence TTGGAGGTGATTACTATCGCTTATTTGACACAGGATGAATTTACTAAGGATTTTGGATTTGATGAAATCAATGACTTTGAAAAACTACTAAAAAGGGCTGAGGTGTCTATCAACCTCTTTCTTAATGGTTTCTATGATTTTGTAGACTTTGATAAAGAGATTGAACACAGAAAGCAAGCTGTTAAGATGGCTACTGCTTTACAAGTGGTTTATTTGGATACTAGCGGTATTATGACAGCTGATGACAAACAATCACTAGCCAGTGTATCTCTTGGGCGTACCTCTGTGAGCTACAAGGACACCTCTAAAACCTCTTTAGAGAGTTCTATGTATAATTTATCTCTTGACGCTCTTAATATTCTGAAAAGGGCAGGATTTGGCTACAGGGGGGTAGGTTATGACAGGTATTGA
- a CDS encoding putative minor capsid protein: MTGIDKRLLVDTVTIQKTTEEKDAWGKVMLESPVTLSPVRFDRQYQVQGTQNNRKEAKPSLLFVYPQYCPIVLDETFENAIVNDGKRDYRVTTVIPVSYPHNGKIFCYELECI, from the coding sequence ATGACAGGTATTGATAAGCGATTGCTGGTCGATACTGTGACTATCCAGAAAACCACAGAGGAAAAAGACGCATGGGGTAAAGTAATGTTAGAGAGCCCAGTCACGCTTAGTCCTGTTAGGTTTGATAGGCAGTATCAAGTGCAAGGCACCCAGAACAACCGCAAAGAGGCTAAACCTAGCCTTCTGTTTGTATATCCTCAATATTGCCCTATTGTTCTTGATGAAACCTTTGAGAATGCTATTGTAAACGACGGCAAGCGTGATTATAGAGTCACAACTGTCATTCCTGTTAGTTATCCACATAATGGGAAAATTTTCTGTTATGAGTTGGAGTGTATCTAA
- a CDS encoding minor capsid protein, which translates to MGVTVSVKVDLKGIEKKVSPQALARGKLAIANQMILDMAPFTPAKEGNLRGSAQASGDSVRYPGPYARAQFYGSSYNKHRSFTFKRYTTPGTGKRWDKKATALHVKDWGKVGLRAMGVKA; encoded by the coding sequence ATGGGAGTAACAGTATCTGTAAAAGTTGACCTTAAAGGTATAGAAAAGAAAGTATCACCACAAGCGCTAGCTAGAGGTAAATTAGCAATCGCTAACCAAATGATACTTGATATGGCGCCATTCACACCTGCCAAAGAAGGAAACCTGAGAGGTAGTGCTCAAGCTAGCGGTGACAGTGTGCGTTATCCTGGACCGTATGCAAGAGCTCAGTTTTACGGCTCTAGCTATAACAAACACAGGAGCTTTACCTTTAAGCGTTACACTACCCCTGGAACTGGTAAAAGGTGGGATAAAAAAGCAACAGCTCTACATGTCAAGGATTGGGGTAAAGTCGGACTTAGAGCAATGGGAGTTAAAGCATGA
- a CDS encoding minor capsid protein, protein MNNNDFSEVLRDFINTLGLPLICRLDYLSETEGLVLYPLPGGKVEKEYLNGKQDISLVFEVAIKTTDHQKTSGILWAINSALADFNLELPSQNNSYQFRGLEVSQPFLNDRDDQGFYVYMLDITAKIETDGGN, encoded by the coding sequence ATGAACAATAATGATTTTTCAGAAGTCCTAAGAGATTTCATCAACACACTAGGCCTGCCTCTGATTTGTAGACTTGATTACTTGTCAGAGACTGAAGGCTTAGTTCTTTATCCCTTGCCTGGTGGCAAGGTTGAAAAAGAGTATCTAAACGGTAAACAGGATATCAGCTTGGTTTTTGAAGTAGCAATAAAAACTACTGATCATCAAAAAACAAGTGGTATTTTGTGGGCTATCAATAGTGCTCTTGCTGATTTTAACCTTGAGCTACCTAGTCAAAATAATTCATATCAATTCAGAGGCCTTGAAGTCTCACAGCCATTTCTTAATGACCGTGATGACCAAGGCTTTTATGTTTATATGCTGGACATCACAGCAAAAATTGAAACAGATGGAGGAAATTAA
- a CDS encoding phage tail tube protein produces the protein MPKMKNAKRKHYVAPWSAENPTTEPLTDAWKWLADGVTTAEVENDEETDDIAYYNGDGTPETLVTSVKYGYSFEGDYIKEDEAQKIIADMRFLTGDQRKVWFKVVDPDGMTQYSGVATVSGIKIGGGEAAEFEAFECTISWNTVPKQSAVVGA, from the coding sequence ATGCCTAAAATGAAAAACGCCAAGCGCAAACACTATGTAGCGCCTTGGTCAGCAGAAAATCCAACTACTGAGCCATTAACTGATGCTTGGAAATGGCTTGCAGATGGTGTCACAACTGCAGAAGTTGAGAATGACGAAGAAACAGACGACATAGCTTACTACAACGGTGACGGCACACCTGAGACATTGGTTACATCTGTTAAGTACGGTTACAGCTTTGAGGGTGACTACATCAAAGAAGATGAAGCGCAAAAAATCATTGCTGATATGCGTTTCTTGACTGGAGACCAACGCAAGGTGTGGTTTAAGGTCGTTGACCCCGACGGCATGACTCAATATTCAGGAGTTGCCACAGTGTCTGGAATCAAGATCGGTGGCGGTGAGGCTGCTGAATTTGAAGCCTTTGAATGTACTATCAGCTGGAACACAGTACCTAAACAGTCCGCTGTAGTTGGTGCATAA
- a CDS encoding Gp15 family bacteriophage protein — MLDLSRKLTDELVIGDDVYPMNIAFNKVLKVMELINDDEFDDIYKPYLAIQIFTDVDFTEVLTPEQATAIFKLIFEEHIRIIPAKDSAPVLDLAGNPIKSKIRSKSQSEDGERLFSLKYDAEYIYSSFMQAYGIDLIDAQNTLHWKKFNALLNGLPSDTKFAEVLKIRSYKPQKGDSKKYKEGMKQLKKEYALPNDFDY; from the coding sequence ATGCTTGATTTATCAAGGAAATTGACAGATGAGCTAGTCATTGGTGATGATGTGTACCCAATGAACATAGCTTTTAACAAGGTCTTGAAAGTCATGGAGCTTATCAATGATGATGAGTTTGACGACATCTACAAGCCTTATTTGGCTATTCAGATATTTACTGATGTTGATTTCACAGAGGTTTTGACCCCTGAACAAGCTACGGCTATTTTCAAGCTGATTTTTGAGGAACACATCAGAATAATTCCAGCTAAAGATAGTGCACCAGTATTAGACTTAGCTGGAAATCCAATCAAAAGCAAGATACGCTCTAAAAGTCAATCAGAGGACGGAGAGCGTCTTTTTAGTTTGAAGTATGACGCTGAGTACATCTACTCATCATTCATGCAGGCTTACGGTATTGATTTGATTGACGCACAGAATACGTTGCACTGGAAGAAGTTTAATGCCCTACTTAATGGGTTACCTAGCGATACTAAGTTTGCTGAGGTGCTTAAAATACGTTCTTACAAGCCACAGAAAGGCGATAGTAAGAAGTACAAGGAAGGCATGAAACAACTCAAGAAAGAGTATGCACTACCAAATGATTTCGACTACTAG
- a CDS encoding tape measure protein has protein sequence MADGSVTIKVDLDGSGAQSGVSKLKSLFGQLEGAGSKVGSVFKSVLGANIISSALTAGISTVNNGIRDMASELNSSAKAWKTFEGNLQAFGRSPEVIKAAKSEMQDFATKTIYSASDMASTYAQLDAVGTKNVGSLVKAFGGLAASAENPAQAMKSLSVQATQMAAKPKVAWMDFKIMMEQAPAGMAAVAKEMGMTTAELVSAVNDGKVKTEDFFAAMERAGNSDAFQKMATEFKTVDQAIDGAKESLSNKLMPAFDKVNAFGIKAINALSSAIDKINFDKLASGLGTFLDGIDIEAVINKIASTVSSATSKLQQFFSIFKGTGAVSALQSALGAVGKAISHIVSSITGNKEQITSFATAVGDAFVQISGKIEDVANWISKIDPGVFRNLVAGVLAFNTGLFALKKGIKIATTLKSAFDFGKTLVSLIANIFGLTVAQAANAGASAAMSAGNTAVGTTASAAAVSVMKMGAGVLMVGAGFLLAATGVYVLVQAASQLSSAGTGAQIAMVAFAAGIALLAAGATALAPALTAGAVGILAFGGAILMIGAGIAIASAGIALLATQLPTIATYGLSASIALISLSAGLLSVGVGALMAGAGLLIAGVGLTALAVGAALAGAATVLLGAGLLVASAGVAAFGVALNICAPALQKLANAVSTVVEAVSGAFVSVLNSVSGVITSIGNAALKAGTGFKSLAQGVVMITNTRFGDMAASLTAVAVGLGKIAASGAGLGIVGSSMTQLATGMTMLATSSTMALAGMTGISSAITTLQASISTIPSVLMSASASFSTFSSQIIASASSLSVVNAPIAMLKMQIMTITPALAMASAGFLMFGAQLSVVAAAFIRVGSMADMTATQINQVATSCLLVSSAFTSMQSAVQSAMQAILSTVRSVGSQMQAEGTRIGRQTAQNIASGINGGIGSAASAMNALMSAVHSAGMSGVGAMRGIGAMIGQGLAQGMYSALGAVTAAANALVAQAERAAQAKAKIHSPSRLFRDNVGRYIAQGIAVGIEKNTSDVTDSLAYVQKEMSSFKFDVEDLIGLGNGTLSSQLKLKSNTEQSIKADLTAKKEKNDNLINKALEIAKKAVEKPTHIDVNGETIATATKNETYKVQKEVKENIDRIEGLFA, from the coding sequence ATGGCAGATGGATCAGTAACAATCAAAGTTGATTTGGACGGTTCTGGCGCTCAGTCTGGTGTCAGTAAGTTAAAATCACTTTTTGGACAATTAGAAGGAGCAGGCTCAAAGGTTGGGTCTGTTTTTAAGTCGGTTTTAGGAGCTAATATTATTAGTTCGGCTTTAACAGCTGGCATAAGTACTGTTAATAACGGTATACGTGACATGGCTTCTGAGCTGAACAGTTCTGCCAAAGCATGGAAGACATTCGAAGGTAATTTACAAGCTTTTGGACGATCTCCCGAGGTCATCAAAGCAGCTAAGAGTGAAATGCAAGACTTTGCTACCAAGACCATTTACTCAGCCTCTGACATGGCTAGTACATACGCTCAGTTAGATGCTGTTGGGACCAAGAATGTTGGTAGCTTGGTTAAGGCCTTTGGTGGACTTGCAGCCTCAGCAGAAAATCCAGCCCAAGCTATGAAGTCTTTATCTGTGCAAGCTACTCAGATGGCGGCTAAACCAAAGGTTGCTTGGATGGATTTTAAAATAATGATGGAACAAGCCCCTGCTGGTATGGCTGCTGTTGCTAAAGAAATGGGCATGACAACAGCTGAACTAGTTTCAGCAGTAAATGATGGAAAAGTAAAAACTGAAGATTTCTTTGCAGCAATGGAACGTGCAGGTAACTCAGACGCTTTTCAAAAAATGGCTACTGAGTTCAAAACTGTTGATCAGGCAATTGATGGAGCAAAAGAAAGTCTATCAAATAAGTTGATGCCTGCTTTTGATAAAGTAAATGCATTTGGTATTAAAGCAATTAACGCCTTATCTTCTGCAATTGATAAGATTAATTTTGACAAGTTAGCTAGCGGTCTCGGAACTTTCTTAGATGGTATCGATATAGAAGCTGTTATTAACAAGATAGCTAGTACAGTTTCTTCTGCCACATCCAAATTACAACAATTCTTTTCTATTTTTAAAGGGACTGGAGCTGTATCAGCTTTACAGTCAGCGTTAGGAGCTGTTGGCAAAGCGATTAGTCATATTGTTTCATCAATAACTGGCAATAAAGAGCAAATAACAAGTTTCGCTACGGCTGTTGGCGACGCATTTGTTCAGATTTCAGGAAAGATTGAAGATGTTGCTAATTGGATTTCTAAGATTGATCCTGGAGTTTTTAGAAATTTAGTTGCTGGAGTGTTAGCATTTAATACTGGTTTATTTGCCTTAAAAAAAGGTATCAAAATAGCTACCACCCTAAAATCAGCATTTGATTTTGGTAAAACACTAGTTTCGTTAATAGCTAATATATTCGGCTTGACCGTTGCACAAGCTGCAAACGCTGGAGCAAGTGCAGCAATGAGTGCAGGAAATACAGCTGTTGGAACAACCGCAAGTGCTGCTGCTGTATCAGTAATGAAAATGGGAGCTGGAGTGTTAATGGTTGGAGCTGGTTTTCTTTTGGCTGCGACTGGAGTATATGTGCTCGTTCAAGCAGCTTCTCAATTATCTTCAGCTGGGACTGGTGCTCAAATAGCTATGGTTGCTTTTGCTGCAGGAATTGCTTTATTAGCGGCAGGTGCTACTGCTCTAGCTCCTGCTCTGACAGCTGGAGCAGTTGGAATACTAGCTTTTGGTGGTGCTATTTTAATGATAGGAGCAGGTATTGCAATTGCATCTGCAGGTATAGCGTTGCTAGCAACTCAGTTGCCAACTATTGCAACCTATGGACTTAGTGCATCAATTGCTCTTATTTCTCTTTCTGCGGGTTTGCTTTCGGTTGGAGTTGGTGCATTGATGGCAGGAGCTGGATTGTTAATTGCTGGAGTAGGATTGACAGCTTTAGCAGTTGGAGCTGCATTGGCAGGAGCAGCTACCGTGTTATTAGGAGCTGGATTATTAGTTGCATCAGCTGGTGTCGCTGCATTTGGTGTAGCTTTAAACATCTGCGCACCTGCGCTTCAAAAATTAGCAAATGCTGTTTCAACAGTCGTAGAAGCTGTAAGCGGAGCATTTGTTAGTGTATTGAATAGTGTCTCTGGTGTCATCACAAGTATTGGAAATGCTGCACTGAAGGCAGGAACAGGATTTAAGTCTCTTGCTCAAGGTGTTGTTATGATTACCAATACAAGATTTGGTGATATGGCTGCATCTCTTACAGCAGTTGCAGTTGGTTTAGGTAAAATTGCAGCTAGTGGAGCTGGTTTGGGAATAGTTGGCTCAAGCATGACACAATTAGCAACAGGAATGACAATGCTTGCAACAAGTTCAACAATGGCTCTTGCTGGAATGACTGGAATATCATCAGCTATTACTACGTTACAAGCTTCAATCAGTACAATACCTTCTGTTTTAATGTCGGCATCTGCTAGTTTCAGTACATTTTCTTCACAGATTATTGCTAGTGCATCAAGTTTATCTGTTGTTAATGCACCTATCGCAATGTTGAAGATGCAAATTATGACAATTACACCAGCGTTAGCAATGGCATCTGCTGGATTTTTAATGTTTGGAGCACAACTTAGCGTAGTTGCTGCAGCGTTTATCAGAGTTGGTTCAATGGCAGATATGACAGCTACACAGATTAATCAAGTGGCGACATCTTGTTTACTTGTATCTAGCGCATTTACTTCAATGCAGAGTGCAGTGCAATCAGCTATGCAGGCTATTTTGAGCACTGTTAGATCAGTCGGCTCTCAGATGCAAGCTGAGGGTACTAGAATTGGTAGACAAACAGCTCAAAATATAGCTAGTGGTATAAATGGTGGCATTGGATCAGCGGCAAGTGCAATGAATGCGTTAATGTCAGCAGTGCACTCTGCTGGAATGAGCGGTGTTGGTGCTATGCGTGGTATTGGTGCAATGATTGGCCAAGGTTTGGCTCAAGGTATGTATTCAGCGCTTGGAGCAGTAACAGCTGCAGCTAATGCACTAGTTGCCCAAGCGGAGAGAGCAGCACAAGCTAAGGCTAAAATTCACTCACCGTCTCGACTCTTTAGGGACAATGTAGGCCGTTATATCGCTCAAGGTATTGCAGTTGGTATTGAGAAAAATACTTCTGATGTAACAGATAGCCTAGCCTATGTTCAAAAAGAGATGTCATCCTTTAAGTTTGATGTAGAGGACTTAATTGGTTTAGGCAACGGAACATTGTCAAGTCAACTTAAACTTAAATCAAACACTGAGCAATCTATCAAGGCTGATCTTACTGCTAAAAAAGAGAAAAATGACAACTTAATCAATAAAGCTCTGGAAATCGCTAAGAAAGCAGTTGAGAAACCAACACATATTGATGTTAACGGTGAAACTATTGCCACAGCAACGAAAAATGAGACTTACAAAGTCCAAAAAGAAGTTAAAGAAAACATTGATAGGATTGAGGGATTATTTGCATGA
- a CDS encoding distal tail protein Dit: MSELTVKFNNVDLSPFFRVVDIDRANQDEIVLTVKMKTSDSRSMQQKKRELRKIVMTDNYYELIFSDEPELMYYARVVERFDESNGISWFQDVKIKFQTLDGYAYSTSYEDIPSDKITTANNIITVDFDNQGTALACPIIEMTNNADNGFVGIATDNSSLEIGNVEEVDTVTAQNSEMMVNFKPFNANLMLSSGTQRVGIANDKYQSLTGTLGIVKRTNGISDVDWLYLANSGTETNTLNGQSLTYSAKADVNGEVGTLFDTIYWRQVFHTGLLPQKSAIKVCVSDENGNFLYGVETIKRSNSNIAEFNCMIANPNNPVGYDMVRRSTFLASHILNENPFMNSNGHMAMYRNDDVITFYERGYTKHQSDYLKGKKSAKVHVFLLKYKGSQQVTDMFISDFMWQKHHVPVILDVPNRYPNNVNIIFNNEIGKVTVDGMPESTVLGSEYIKLPPGKSTMKMHFSSFLTTLPTVKVKYRKRFR, encoded by the coding sequence ATGAGTGAGTTAACAGTTAAATTTAATAATGTTGATTTGTCACCATTTTTTAGAGTGGTTGACATTGACAGAGCAAATCAAGATGAGATTGTTCTCACTGTAAAAATGAAGACATCAGACAGTCGCAGTATGCAACAAAAAAAACGTGAATTACGCAAGATTGTGATGACTGATAACTATTATGAACTAATTTTCAGTGATGAACCTGAGTTAATGTACTATGCCAGAGTTGTTGAAAGATTTGATGAGTCAAATGGGATTTCATGGTTTCAAGATGTCAAAATCAAATTTCAAACGCTTGATGGCTATGCATACAGTACAAGTTATGAAGATATACCATCTGACAAGATAACGACAGCCAACAACATCATCACAGTTGATTTTGATAATCAGGGCACAGCACTAGCTTGCCCGATTATTGAAATGACTAATAATGCCGATAATGGATTTGTAGGGATTGCTACTGACAATAGCAGCCTTGAGATTGGCAATGTTGAGGAAGTTGATACTGTAACCGCTCAAAATTCAGAAATGATGGTTAATTTCAAGCCATTTAATGCTAATTTGATGTTATCATCTGGAACTCAGAGGGTAGGTATCGCCAATGACAAGTATCAATCGCTAACAGGAACGCTTGGAATTGTCAAACGAACAAATGGTATCTCTGATGTTGATTGGCTTTATCTTGCAAACTCTGGGACAGAAACCAATACACTTAACGGGCAATCATTGACCTATTCAGCAAAAGCTGATGTCAATGGTGAGGTTGGGACATTGTTCGACACGATTTATTGGCGTCAAGTGTTTCACACTGGTTTATTGCCTCAAAAATCGGCAATTAAGGTTTGTGTATCTGATGAAAATGGCAATTTCTTGTACGGTGTTGAGACTATCAAGAGATCTAACTCAAATATCGCAGAATTTAACTGTATGATTGCAAATCCTAACAATCCCGTTGGTTATGACATGGTTAGACGCTCAACATTCTTGGCTAGTCATATCCTGAACGAAAATCCGTTTATGAACTCAAATGGACATATGGCAATGTATAGAAATGATGATGTAATCACATTTTACGAGAGAGGGTATACAAAGCATCAATCCGATTATCTGAAAGGCAAGAAGAGCGCTAAAGTGCATGTATTTTTACTTAAATACAAAGGTAGTCAACAAGTGACAGACATGTTCATTAGTGATTTTATGTGGCAAAAACATCACGTTCCCGTAATTTTGGACGTTCCAAACAGGTATCCTAATAATGTAAATATTATTTTTAACAATGAGATTGGCAAAGTTACAGTTGATGGCATGCCAGAAAGCACAGTTTTAGGGTCAGAATATATCAAGTTGCCACCTGGAAAATCAACTATGAAAATGCATTTTTCAAGCTTTTTGACGACATTGCCAACGGTTAAAGTCAAGTATAGAAAGAGGTTTAGATAG
- a CDS encoding phage tail spike protein, whose protein sequence is MQITFYDKNMHETAVADNALLNAIKINKASLTSFFEESTHQVEFEFSKESGEWWGIKENGYLAFRFLGDFFRFSIVKFKENAKSKTISIIGDYFNLEMLSENCLAYENQPARTIVEHLTAMEFFPYANFEIGVNELATSKKTLKYEGEDVKYKRLISIINNFGGECEFEIKQKRNGQFDKLILNIYKANDGVNYQGVGRNRRDFEITIDNSNDVSRTFDMTDIKTAIEPIGKDGLRLGNRGTVWKNEQGQTEFYQKNNRIYAPIAAENMPKVLDIDDYLLWKLNIDTDDVAKLESEGLKWLKNVCYGKETIEVTGSFDVRVGDTVILNHKGIGRYGILGSLRVMKITWNLLTGTNEVTFSNFKRLASKISAQGLALQDTIESPASYDIAFNTTAGTVFKNNTGVSTVSFNFKKNGLDAAVIGQRWYSGTQLLSTGLEFMVKPANLTNDLLTLRLEVDVTTGITFSKEITFLNVNDGAKGDTGNGVVSTENYYLVSASKTGISSTTVGWVKGTPQIATVINKYHWHYHVDIYSNGTRKETTPAIIGIYGDKGTDGVTYYPHTAYANKSKDIFYDSLPSFANLPGYQGALVSSVPENGAYKITTTGGTHVLKTFVGINGTSGKALWTIVRLKNTHSTNNLRLVFNGIGDGTVLNGSFPTIVIKPGEEYFFMKSGVARSDYDFIQITFQSDSADKDLAFTLYEASFYNSSPFVNFSFVPNNHDFLGYYTDASVNASTDITKYNWNKTKGALDEAQVAEMNSKIDTKADDALTQEQLNALNEKAGIIQAELDAKASADTLDNWIKAYQDFVKANDAARAQAENDLISASQRVSTIAKDLGELSDRWNFIDTYMSSSNEGLVIGKNDGSSSMLFSPNGRISMFSAGVEVMYISQGVIHIENGIFSKTIQIGRFREEQYHLNPDMNVIRYVG, encoded by the coding sequence GTGCAAATAACGTTTTATGACAAAAATATGCATGAGACGGCAGTTGCTGATAATGCATTATTAAATGCTATCAAAATTAATAAAGCATCCTTGACCTCATTTTTTGAAGAGTCTACACATCAGGTTGAGTTTGAATTTTCAAAGGAAAGCGGTGAATGGTGGGGTATCAAGGAAAATGGTTATCTTGCATTTAGATTTTTAGGTGATTTCTTTAGATTTTCAATTGTTAAATTTAAAGAAAATGCCAAATCAAAAACCATTTCAATAATTGGTGATTATTTCAATCTTGAAATGTTAAGTGAAAATTGCTTAGCTTATGAAAATCAACCAGCTAGGACAATTGTTGAACATTTAACCGCAATGGAGTTTTTTCCATATGCCAATTTTGAAATTGGTGTGAACGAACTAGCAACAAGTAAGAAAACCCTCAAATATGAGGGTGAAGATGTTAAGTACAAACGTTTGATATCAATTATCAACAATTTTGGCGGTGAGTGTGAGTTTGAAATCAAGCAAAAACGTAATGGCCAATTTGATAAGCTGATCCTTAACATTTATAAAGCCAATGATGGTGTGAACTATCAGGGTGTTGGCCGAAATAGACGGGATTTTGAAATCACGATTGACAACTCAAATGATGTCAGCCGAACTTTTGATATGACTGATATTAAAACAGCCATTGAACCTATTGGCAAAGATGGATTGAGGCTTGGTAATCGTGGCACAGTTTGGAAAAACGAGCAAGGTCAAACTGAGTTTTATCAAAAAAATAATCGCATCTATGCACCGATAGCTGCTGAAAACATGCCAAAAGTGCTAGATATAGATGATTACTTGCTATGGAAATTAAACATTGATACTGATGATGTCGCAAAACTTGAGTCTGAGGGGTTGAAGTGGCTAAAAAATGTTTGTTACGGCAAAGAAACTATTGAAGTTACAGGGTCATTTGATGTCAGAGTTGGCGACACTGTAATTCTCAACCACAAAGGGATTGGTCGTTATGGCATCTTAGGATCATTACGAGTGATGAAGATTACTTGGAATTTGCTAACAGGTACAAACGAAGTCACATTTTCTAATTTCAAACGTTTAGCATCAAAAATTTCAGCTCAAGGTTTAGCATTACAAGACACAATTGAGAGTCCTGCTAGCTATGACATCGCATTTAATACGACAGCTGGAACAGTATTTAAAAACAATACAGGTGTATCAACAGTATCATTCAATTTCAAAAAGAATGGTTTGGATGCTGCTGTAATTGGTCAAAGATGGTATTCAGGAACTCAACTATTATCAACAGGTTTAGAATTCATGGTCAAACCTGCTAATTTAACCAATGATTTATTGACATTGAGATTAGAGGTTGATGTTACAACTGGAATCACATTCAGCAAAGAAATCACTTTCTTGAATGTAAATGATGGTGCAAAAGGTGATACAGGTAATGGGGTTGTATCAACTGAAAATTATTATTTAGTATCAGCTAGCAAAACAGGTATCTCCTCAACGACTGTTGGATGGGTTAAAGGTACTCCTCAAATTGCAACAGTGATAAATAAATATCATTGGCATTATCATGTTGATATATACAGCAATGGCACTAGAAAAGAAACTACTCCTGCAATTATTGGTATTTATGGTGATAAAGGTACTGACGGTGTCACATATTATCCTCATACTGCTTATGCAAATAAATCAAAAGATATTTTCTACGATTCACTACCTAGTTTTGCTAATTTACCTGGTTATCAAGGGGCATTGGTTTCATCAGTTCCTGAAAATGGTGCTTATAAGATAACTACTACCGGCGGAACTCATGTTTTGAAAACATTCGTTGGAATAAATGGTACATCTGGAAAGGCTTTGTGGACAATTGTCAGGTTAAAAAATACACATTCAACAAATAACCTAAGACTTGTCTTTAATGGCATAGGTGATGGTACGGTACTTAATGGTAGTTTTCCGACAATAGTAATAAAACCAGGCGAAGAATATTTTTTCATGAAGTCTGGAGTTGCTAGGAGTGATTACGATTTTATTCAGATAACTTTCCAAAGTGACTCTGCTGATAAAGATTTAGCTTTTACTTTGTATGAAGCTTCATTTTATAATTCCTCTCCATTTGTAAATTTTTCGTTTGTGCCTAATAATCATGATTTTCTTGGTTATTATACTGATGCATCAGTTAATGCAAGCACAGATATTACAAAATATAACTGGAATAAAACAAAAGGCGCATTAGACGAAGCACAGGTTGCTGAAATGAACAGCAAGATTGACACCAAAGCAGATGACGCTTTAACCCAAGAGCAACTAAATGCTCTCAATGAGAAAGCAGGTATTATACAAGCTGAACTAGATGCTAAAGCTAGTGCTGACACATTGGACAACTGGATTAAGGCTTACCAGGACTTTGTAAAAGCTAACGACGCAGCAAGAGCACAGGCTGAAAATGATTTGATTTCAGCCAGTCAGCGTGTCTCTACTATAGCTAAAGATCTTGGGGAACTCTCTGACCGTTGGAATTTCATTGATACCTACATGAGCTCATCAAATGAGGGTTTAGTTATTGGTAAGAATGACGGTAGTTCAAGTATGTTGTTTAGCCCTAATGGTCGTATTTCTATGTTTTCAGCAGGGGTAGAGGTTATGTATATCTCTCAAGGCGTTATTCACATTGAAAATGGTATTTTCTCAAAAACCATCCAAATTGGACGCTTTAGAGAAGAACAGTATCACCTAAATCCTGACATGAACGTTATCAGGTATGTAGGTTAG